Proteins from one Pseudomonadota bacterium genomic window:
- a CDS encoding amidohydrolase family protein: protein MKIIDAHHHLWDPVANDHPWLRDEPMIPFRYGDYSAIRHPFMLADYDRVTAGWDVTASITMEGEWNPTDPTGEALWLQRLADVQGRPAAHVAQAWLDREDLPQVLKVYERLPLVRSVRHKPRANAKPGGPAGGMTDDAFREGFKRLSDCGLIFDLQTPWWHLHEAIDLATVSPETLIVLNHVGLPSDRSAACLDGWREAMEAFAALPQARVKISGLGLPNQPWRLEDNQDIIRFCVDTFGSERAMFASNFPVDGLCGSFDTIYSGFLSATAMYAEDQRANLCWRTASNTYLK from the coding sequence CCCCTTCCGATACGGCGACTATTCAGCCATACGGCACCCTTTCATGCTGGCTGACTATGATCGGGTGACCGCAGGATGGGATGTCACGGCTTCCATCACCATGGAAGGCGAATGGAACCCGACCGACCCGACAGGCGAAGCGCTTTGGCTACAGCGGCTCGCGGATGTGCAGGGACGGCCTGCCGCTCACGTTGCTCAGGCATGGCTCGATCGCGAGGATCTCCCGCAGGTGCTGAAGGTCTACGAGAGATTACCCCTTGTGCGATCGGTTCGTCACAAGCCGCGCGCGAACGCCAAGCCCGGCGGCCCGGCTGGCGGTATGACTGATGATGCTTTCCGCGAGGGCTTCAAGCGACTGAGCGACTGCGGTCTGATCTTCGATCTGCAAACGCCATGGTGGCACCTTCACGAGGCCATTGATCTGGCTACAGTCAGCCCTGAAACGCTCATAGTTCTCAACCATGTAGGGCTTCCCTCCGACCGTTCAGCAGCGTGCCTCGACGGTTGGCGAGAGGCGATGGAAGCCTTCGCCGCCTTACCGCAGGCAAGGGTGAAGATTTCCGGGCTGGGACTTCCCAATCAACCGTGGCGCTTAGAGGACAATCAGGACATCATCCGCTTTTGCGTCGACACGTTTGGCTCCGAGCGAGCCATGTTTGCCTCGAACTTCCCTGTCGACGGTCTTTGCGGGTCGTTTGACACGATTTACTCGGGTTTTTTGTCAGCTACCGCGATGTATGCCGAAGACCAAAGGGCAAACCTCTGTTGGAGAACGGCGTCGAACACTTATCTGAAGTGA
- a CDS encoding TetR/AcrR family transcriptional regulator — translation MDETQKRKRGRPSTLDAESVLDTAMQAYWRKDPADVSINTICQMAEVSKPALYREFGNEDGLMVAVLDRYAEKVLSDIFEILAKGMSFKDTLDALAFFVSEDVKMETGCVFYKMRAGKHRLGPTTRARVDAIDTGAVDAFKAYLAGRRENGDWTNTVSVPIVARYLVEQMGLALTQRASGEDPEQVRETLKLALSAIH, via the coding sequence ATGGATGAAACCCAAAAACGAAAGCGCGGGCGCCCCAGTACGCTGGATGCAGAGAGCGTGCTGGATACGGCCATGCAGGCCTACTGGAGAAAGGATCCCGCTGACGTTTCCATCAACACCATTTGCCAGATGGCAGAGGTCTCAAAGCCTGCGCTCTATCGTGAATTCGGCAACGAAGATGGATTGATGGTGGCCGTTTTGGACCGCTATGCGGAGAAGGTCCTATCGGATATTTTTGAGATACTGGCCAAAGGCATGTCATTTAAAGACACGTTGGATGCGTTGGCCTTCTTCGTCAGCGAAGACGTAAAAATGGAAACCGGGTGCGTCTTCTACAAAATGCGCGCTGGGAAACACCGTCTGGGTCCAACGACCCGCGCCCGTGTTGATGCGATCGATACCGGCGCTGTCGACGCATTCAAGGCCTATTTGGCGGGACGGCGTGAAAACGGGGACTGGACCAACACTGTGTCCGTACCCATTGTTGCCCGATATCTTGTCGAACAAATGGGTTTGGCGCTAACCCAGAGAGCGTCGGGGGAAGACCCAGAACAGGTCCGTGAAACGCTTAAGCTGGCGCTGTCAGCGATACACTAG
- a CDS encoding ester cyclase, translated as MNKTLIAAAAAVGTLTGSASASDLETVRAFYTDILTAPAETTEAQYYQVFSPDVVSIPTPPGGPGAQGMLNTIAFLGQVVPDLTWTPDEIIELDGRFVVRGTATGTPVGPFFGVDPATGNAFEIMSIDIVTMEDGLITHIFHLEDWTGAVAQLTAE; from the coding sequence ATGAACAAAACGCTTATCGCAGCCGCGGCAGCAGTCGGAACACTTACCGGCTCAGCAAGCGCGAGCGACCTGGAGACGGTCCGTGCATTTTACACAGACATCCTGACGGCTCCGGCTGAGACGACCGAAGCCCAGTATTACCAGGTGTTTTCCCCGGACGTCGTCTCCATCCCGACACCTCCGGGCGGACCGGGCGCGCAGGGCATGCTCAACACCATCGCATTTTTGGGACAGGTGGTGCCCGATCTAACGTGGACCCCCGATGAGATCATCGAACTTGATGGACGCTTCGTCGTACGCGGTACCGCAACAGGCACACCCGTTGGACCCTTTTTCGGGGTCGACCCGGCAACCGGCAACGCCTTCGAGATCATGTCCATCGATATCGTAACGATGGAAGACGGGTTGATCACTCACATTTTCCATTTGGAAGACTGGACAGGTGCTGTCGCACAACTGACCGCTGAGTAA
- a CDS encoding 2-isopropylmalate synthase, whose translation MAANPASATIDPSHRDYVRIFDTTLRDGEQSPGASMTLEEKLQVAELLESMGVDIIEAGFPIASNGDFEAVCEIAKRSDGSIIAGLARAINADIDRAGEAVKHAKRGRIHTFVSTSPIHLAHQMRKNEDQVLEIVEATVTRARNLIDDVEWSAMDATRTPIEFLAKCVDLAIKNGATTINLPDTVGYATPEEYKTMFERIRSMVPDSDKAIFSVHCHDDLGMAVANSLAGVAGGARQVECTINGLGERAGNAALEEIVMAIRTRGDALPYASAVDPSFLTRASKLVAAVSGFPVQYNKAIVGKNAFAHESGIHQDGMLKNAETYEIMRPEDVGVRETSLVMGKHSGRHAFKEKLVSLGLDLGDNAFEDAFNRFKELADRKKHVYDEDIEALVETEITERSETNHVLSLTVIAGTGGPQKAILTMDIGGAHITREEAGNGPVDAVFNAIKAIMPHEANLSLYQVHAVTEGTDAQAEVSVRLEEEGRIVTGRSADADTLVASAKAYVSALNKLAMRRESPPVDVLQAS comes from the coding sequence ATGGCCGCCAATCCGGCTTCCGCAACAATTGACCCGTCCCACCGTGACTATGTGCGGATTTTTGACACGACCTTACGCGACGGCGAGCAGTCGCCCGGCGCATCCATGACCCTTGAAGAGAAGCTGCAGGTCGCAGAACTGCTGGAAAGCATGGGCGTCGATATTATCGAAGCGGGCTTTCCGATCGCTTCCAACGGCGACTTTGAAGCTGTCTGTGAGATTGCCAAACGTTCCGATGGTTCGATCATCGCTGGGCTCGCCCGCGCGATCAACGCCGATATCGACCGTGCAGGGGAAGCGGTGAAGCACGCCAAGCGCGGACGCATCCACACCTTCGTTTCGACGTCGCCGATTCATTTGGCGCATCAGATGCGCAAGAATGAGGATCAGGTCCTTGAGATCGTCGAAGCGACGGTAACGCGGGCGCGCAATCTGATTGACGATGTTGAATGGTCGGCGATGGACGCGACCCGAACGCCCATCGAGTTTCTGGCCAAATGCGTTGATCTGGCCATCAAGAATGGCGCCACAACGATCAACCTGCCAGATACGGTGGGCTACGCGACGCCCGAAGAGTACAAGACGATGTTCGAGCGTATCCGCTCGATGGTGCCGGACTCTGACAAAGCCATCTTCTCCGTGCATTGCCATGATGATCTGGGCATGGCGGTCGCAAACTCGCTTGCCGGCGTTGCCGGCGGCGCGCGGCAAGTTGAATGCACCATCAACGGCTTGGGCGAGCGGGCAGGGAACGCCGCGCTTGAAGAAATCGTCATGGCGATCCGAACGCGCGGCGATGCGCTGCCTTACGCGTCCGCGGTCGATCCGAGCTTCCTGACACGCGCGTCCAAGCTGGTGGCGGCTGTTTCAGGCTTTCCGGTGCAGTACAACAAGGCCATCGTCGGCAAGAACGCGTTCGCGCACGAATCCGGCATCCATCAGGACGGCATGCTCAAGAACGCTGAGACGTATGAGATCATGCGGCCTGAAGATGTTGGCGTCCGCGAGACAAGCCTCGTCATGGGCAAGCATTCAGGGCGCCACGCGTTCAAGGAGAAGCTGGTCTCGCTGGGCCTTGATCTGGGTGACAACGCATTCGAGGACGCGTTCAACCGCTTCAAGGAGCTCGCCGACCGCAAGAAGCATGTCTACGACGAGGATATCGAAGCACTGGTGGAGACCGAAATCACCGAGCGCAGCGAGACCAATCATGTGCTCTCGTTGACGGTGATTGCTGGAACGGGTGGTCCGCAGAAAGCGATCCTGACCATGGACATTGGCGGCGCGCATATCACCCGCGAGGAAGCTGGCAACGGGCCGGTTGACGCTGTGTTCAACGCCATCAAGGCGATCATGCCGCACGAGGCAAACCTGTCGCTCTATCAGGTTCACGCTGTCACCGAAGGCACCGATGCGCAGGCCGAGGTTTCGGTTCGGCTCGAAGAAGAAGGGCGCATCGTAACCGGCCGCTCGGCAGACGCCGATACGCTTGTCGCGTCGGCCAAGGCCTATGTGTCGGCGCTCAACAAGCTGGCGATGCGGCGTGAAAGCCCGCCGGTCGATGTGCTGCAGGCGAGTTGA
- a CDS encoding PhzF family phenazine biosynthesis protein, with translation MTLPYRIFDVFTQTPLAGNPLAVVDRREVSLSDERMQALAGEFNLSETVFLCPPDKPSHTASLRIFTPDRELPFAGHPTVGAAVALGCDLFSAGIDTGIVLLEEQIGLIRSAVRVDADPAMRTGGFAEFDLATLPTRAPWDVDKADLALALGLSPHQIGFENHVSSDFDGGMPYFCVPVHDLDALNSIQPNAPLFAERFAGGRGHDSMYAYTRETVGAHSAFAARMMWPVGGVVREDPATGSAVASLAGAIMAFDAPMEGLHRLTIEQGFAMGRPSHIELELEVDSAGSLRAARLGGHAVCVAEGVLKL, from the coding sequence ATGACGCTGCCTTACCGCATCTTCGATGTCTTCACGCAGACCCCGCTCGCCGGAAACCCGCTGGCGGTGGTGGATCGGCGCGAGGTATCCCTGTCCGATGAGCGCATGCAGGCGTTGGCAGGCGAGTTCAATCTCTCAGAGACGGTTTTCCTATGCCCACCGGACAAGCCGAGCCATACCGCGAGCCTGCGCATCTTCACCCCTGACCGCGAGCTACCGTTCGCGGGGCATCCCACGGTTGGAGCGGCTGTCGCGCTGGGTTGCGATCTTTTTTCCGCCGGTATCGATACCGGGATTGTGTTGCTCGAAGAGCAGATCGGGCTCATTCGCTCGGCGGTGAGGGTCGACGCGGACCCGGCCATGCGGACGGGTGGATTTGCCGAATTTGACCTTGCCACCTTGCCGACGCGCGCGCCTTGGGATGTCGACAAAGCCGATCTCGCCCTCGCGCTTGGTCTAAGCCCCCACCAGATTGGCTTCGAAAACCATGTCTCGTCCGACTTTGATGGCGGCATGCCCTACTTCTGCGTCCCGGTGCACGATCTTGATGCCCTCAACAGCATCCAGCCCAATGCGCCCCTGTTTGCCGAGCGTTTCGCAGGCGGGCGGGGCCATGACAGCATGTATGCCTACACGCGCGAGACGGTCGGTGCGCATAGCGCATTTGCCGCGCGCATGATGTGGCCCGTCGGAGGGGTCGTCCGTGAAGACCCGGCAACGGGATCGGCAGTTGCATCGCTGGCGGGCGCGATTATGGCTTTTGACGCTCCGATGGAGGGCCTTCATCGCCTGACCATCGAGCAAGGCTTCGCGATGGGGCGTCCATCTCATATCGAGCTGGAACTTGAGGTCGATAGCGCGGGAAGTTTGCGGGCAGCGCGTCTTGGTGGGCACGCCGTTTGCGTCGCCGAAGGTGTGCTGAAGCTGTGA
- a CDS encoding PhzF family phenazine biosynthesis protein, whose protein sequence is MPLNYQIFDVFVSTPFAGNPLAVVDMRVEAFAGERFPSDDALLRIAREFNLSDTIFLCHPENDVHSTRLRILTPDRELPFAGHPTVGAAVALSRASLAEGLSDGLVLLETAIGAIRAAVSFEPDDPDRNRGFGEFDLLHLPRRYTWSATKAEIALALGLDPGQVGFENHLPTVFDGALPYHLVPVRDQAALASVKPKAAAIDKLLGMSDRPPGVFEQARDSLYVYTRDAVAADADFSARKLWPENGVVEEDPATGSAVASLAGAIHLFDAPMAGLHRLSIEQGVTIGRPSRLTLEVQVGEDGGLQRVRLGGEAILIGEGTLLWP, encoded by the coding sequence ATGCCGCTGAACTATCAGATTTTCGACGTCTTTGTGTCGACACCATTTGCCGGTAATCCGCTTGCGGTCGTTGATATGCGTGTCGAAGCGTTCGCTGGAGAGCGGTTTCCCAGCGATGATGCGCTTCTGCGCATCGCGCGGGAGTTCAATCTCTCCGACACGATCTTTCTGTGTCATCCCGAAAATGATGTGCACTCGACGCGGCTGCGAATCCTGACCCCCGACCGTGAGTTGCCATTTGCGGGCCATCCGACCGTCGGCGCGGCCGTGGCTTTGAGCCGCGCGTCTCTGGCTGAGGGTTTGTCGGACGGTCTGGTCCTTCTGGAAACAGCGATTGGCGCCATTCGGGCAGCTGTCTCGTTTGAGCCAGACGATCCTGATCGCAATCGTGGCTTTGGCGAGTTTGATTTGTTGCATCTGCCACGGCGCTACACTTGGTCGGCGACGAAGGCAGAAATCGCCTTGGCGCTTGGCCTTGATCCTGGGCAAGTGGGTTTTGAAAACCATCTGCCGACCGTTTTTGATGGCGCGCTGCCCTACCATCTGGTGCCGGTGCGTGATCAGGCGGCGCTGGCGTCGGTCAAACCCAAGGCGGCGGCCATCGACAAGCTTCTTGGAATGTCCGATCGGCCGCCTGGCGTATTCGAACAGGCCCGCGACAGCCTGTACGTTTACACCCGTGATGCGGTCGCAGCCGACGCCGACTTCTCAGCTCGTAAATTGTGGCCGGAAAACGGGGTAGTCGAGGAGGACCCGGCGACGGGTTCCGCCGTGGCCAGTTTAGCGGGCGCCATCCATCTCTTCGATGCACCGATGGCTGGCCTGCATCGCCTGAGCATCGAACAGGGCGTCACAATCGGGCGGCCTTCAAGGCTCACGCTTGAGGTACAGGTCGGCGAAGATGGCGGCTTGCAGCGCGTGCGGCTGGGCGGCGAAGCAATACTGATCGGTGAGGGCACTTTGCTTTGGCCTTGA
- a CDS encoding BA14K family protein, giving the protein MKRFLTLAGAVFLAGAMALSTVQPAEAGNRRGALVAGLIIGGVTAGILASQARNYHRPQYYSYRGRHVRFGRGHVWNQHVRYCYNRYRSYNHHNNLFLAYSGRYHHCRSPFIH; this is encoded by the coding sequence ATGAAACGCTTTCTAACACTTGCCGGCGCGGTGTTTCTGGCTGGAGCAATGGCGTTGAGTACCGTTCAGCCGGCGGAAGCTGGAAATCGTCGAGGCGCCTTGGTTGCGGGGCTGATCATCGGCGGTGTCACCGCGGGCATCCTGGCAAGCCAGGCCCGCAACTACCACCGGCCGCAGTACTACTCTTACCGAGGCCGTCACGTACGCTTCGGGCGGGGCCACGTTTGGAACCAGCACGTGCGCTACTGCTACAACCGGTACCGGTCCTATAACCACCACAACAATTTGTTCCTGGCGTACTCGGGCCGTTATCACCACTGCCGCTCGCCGTTCATCCACTGA
- a CDS encoding sulfite exporter TauE/SafE family protein yields the protein MDGFLRDIGAMVAQLDLGTTAWIMVVFFLAGVIKGVVGFGMPLFALSVLSISMPLSVAIAANVGPSLVTNFMQAVRGPYLRRLVRRLWPFLVPALALIWLGTRIQTLIDPAIPGLLLGVLAMAFAATGLSGFALRLSAEAERWLGPVVGSVNGFVTGITGVFVIPGGLYLQSLGLRRDELVQALGILFLLSTAMIGVVFTAKSLMTPTLALVSALAIGPGIVGMRIGERLRQRLSERLFRIVFLLGLGVIGFSLTVRNGAALLG from the coding sequence ATGGACGGTTTTCTTCGCGACATAGGCGCAATGGTTGCCCAGCTCGACCTCGGCACGACCGCTTGGATCATGGTCGTGTTCTTTCTCGCGGGCGTCATCAAAGGTGTGGTCGGCTTCGGCATGCCGCTTTTCGCCCTGAGCGTTTTGTCGATCAGCATGCCGCTGTCGGTTGCCATTGCGGCCAATGTGGGTCCCTCGTTGGTGACCAATTTCATGCAGGCTGTCCGAGGGCCCTATCTCCGGCGGCTGGTGCGGCGGCTATGGCCGTTTCTCGTTCCCGCACTGGCACTCATCTGGCTAGGTACGCGTATCCAGACGCTTATTGATCCCGCCATTCCGGGCTTGCTGCTTGGCGTCCTCGCTATGGCGTTCGCGGCAACCGGTCTTTCCGGCTTTGCGCTGCGTTTGTCCGCTGAGGCGGAACGCTGGCTTGGACCGGTCGTTGGCTCCGTAAACGGCTTTGTCACGGGGATAACCGGGGTCTTTGTCATCCCCGGTGGCCTTTACCTGCAGTCTCTGGGCCTCAGGCGCGACGAACTGGTGCAAGCGCTGGGCATTTTGTTTCTGCTTTCAACGGCGATGATCGGCGTCGTGTTCACCGCCAAGAGCCTGATGACACCGACGCTGGCGCTCGTGTCCGCGCTGGCAATCGGTCCGGGCATCGTCGGAATGCGGATCGGCGAGCGGCTGCGTCAGCGTTTGTCCGAGCGTCTGTTTCGTATCGTTTTTCTGCTGGGCCTAGGTGTGATCGGCTTCTCGCTCACTGTGCGAAACGGTGCCGCCTTACTCGGCTGA
- a CDS encoding pyridoxine 5'-phosphate synthase, whose product MPTELSVNVNAIAHLRNRRDLPWPSVTDLCRICLEEGAVGITVHPRPDQRHIRTHDVHDIKALLSEAQFQGKEFNMEGFPEERFLALCEQARPTQVTLVPDDPAQATSDHGWDVGAHAAMLRETCARMQAFGARVSLFMDADAGQMASAKEVGADRVELYTGPYGHTFDPDAKAQELAKLKNAAEAAHSEGLGINAGHDLTLDNLPPLLSSAPMIAEVSIGHALTADALTHGYAEAVRRYRAACGQNV is encoded by the coding sequence ATGCCCACTGAACTGTCTGTCAACGTCAACGCCATCGCTCATTTGCGCAATCGCCGCGATCTGCCCTGGCCGTCCGTGACCGATCTGTGTCGTATTTGTCTGGAAGAAGGTGCGGTTGGGATCACCGTACATCCACGGCCCGATCAGCGCCACATTCGAACGCACGATGTACATGATATCAAGGCGTTACTGTCCGAAGCTCAGTTTCAGGGTAAAGAGTTTAACATGGAGGGCTTCCCCGAAGAGCGCTTCCTTGCCCTGTGCGAACAGGCGCGGCCCACCCAGGTCACGCTCGTCCCTGACGATCCGGCACAGGCAACGTCGGATCATGGCTGGGACGTCGGGGCGCATGCGGCGATGCTGCGAGAAACCTGCGCGCGGATGCAGGCGTTCGGCGCTCGCGTGTCCCTGTTCATGGACGCCGATGCGGGCCAGATGGCGAGCGCGAAGGAAGTCGGTGCCGATAGGGTCGAACTTTACACCGGCCCTTACGGCCACACATTTGATCCGGATGCGAAAGCTCAGGAATTGGCCAAGCTCAAAAATGCTGCCGAAGCTGCGCACAGCGAAGGGCTGGGCATCAATGCCGGCCACGATCTGACGCTCGACAACCTCCCGCCCCTCCTTAGCTCGGCGCCGATGATTGCCGAAGTTTCAATCGGCCATGCTTTGACGGCGGACGCTCTTACCCATGGCTATGCCGAAGCCGTTCGGCGCTATCGGGCGGCCTGCGGTCAAAACGTTTAG
- a CDS encoding TetR/AcrR family transcriptional regulator, with product MAVDSLHAPSGDTEFTERQAAVLEIALNLLVQGGDKALTTAGLAKAANCSKESLYKWFGDRDGILAAIVTFQASKVRGADDRALPSTKDAFDAALLAFAEDLLEVLLSETSLALNRLSIGQVPGEHVRGESAGLGALLVDRGKRRIEARATQLLTHGKRQRFIAFDTAQEAYTLLYGLIVGDLHIRALLGDDPELNEGDRRARAAKAIDTFLSLYATALS from the coding sequence TTGGCCGTAGACAGCTTACATGCACCTTCCGGCGACACTGAATTCACCGAACGCCAGGCCGCCGTCCTCGAGATCGCGCTCAACCTGCTTGTGCAAGGCGGTGATAAGGCGCTGACCACGGCTGGCTTAGCGAAGGCCGCAAACTGCTCGAAAGAAAGCCTCTACAAATGGTTCGGCGATCGCGACGGAATCCTCGCCGCCATCGTCACCTTCCAGGCATCAAAGGTTCGCGGCGCCGATGACCGTGCCCTGCCCTCGACAAAAGACGCGTTCGACGCCGCGCTGCTGGCCTTCGCGGAAGACCTGCTGGAAGTTCTGCTGTCAGAGACCTCGCTTGCTCTCAACCGCCTCTCGATCGGCCAGGTCCCCGGCGAGCATGTGCGCGGCGAGAGCGCTGGGCTCGGCGCGCTTCTCGTTGACAGAGGCAAGCGCCGGATCGAGGCCCGTGCCACCCAGCTGCTTACTCACGGCAAGCGGCAGCGCTTCATCGCATTCGACACCGCACAGGAAGCCTACACACTTCTGTACGGTCTGATTGTCGGCGACCTTCACATCCGGGCTTTACTTGGTGATGACCCGGAGCTGAATGAGGGTGACCGTCGCGCCCGCGCGGCAAAGGCCATCGACACTTTTCTTTCCCTTTATGCCACGGCGCTGAGCTAG
- the ilvC gene encoding ketol-acid reductoisomerase: protein MRVYYDRDADINLIKDKAVLIVGYGSQGHAHAQNLRDSGVKDVRIALREGSATAKKAEAAGFTVMTPAEGAKWADVVMMLTPDELQGDIYAENLAGNMKQGAALVFAHGLNVHFNLIEARADLDVFMVAPKGPGHTVRSEYLRGGGVPTLIAIDQDATGNAHDLALSYASANGGGRAGIIETTFQEECETDLFGEQVVLCGGMVELIRAGFETLVEAGYAPEMAYFECLHETKLIVDLIYEGGIANMNYSISNTAEYGEYVTGPRIITPETKAEMKRVLEDIQSGKFTRDWMLENKVSQTSFKATRARNAAHPIEEVGERLRGMMPWISEKALVDKEKN, encoded by the coding sequence ATGCGCGTGTATTATGACCGCGACGCGGACATCAATCTCATCAAGGACAAGGCCGTCCTGATCGTCGGCTATGGCAGCCAGGGGCATGCGCATGCGCAGAACCTGCGCGATTCAGGTGTCAAAGATGTGCGGATTGCGCTGCGCGAAGGCTCCGCTACGGCCAAAAAGGCAGAGGCAGCGGGCTTCACAGTCATGACGCCCGCCGAGGGCGCGAAATGGGCCGATGTGGTGATGATGCTGACCCCGGACGAGCTGCAGGGCGACATCTACGCCGAAAACCTGGCCGGCAACATGAAGCAGGGCGCAGCTCTTGTTTTTGCGCACGGACTTAACGTGCATTTCAACCTCATCGAGGCCCGCGCCGATCTCGACGTCTTCATGGTCGCGCCGAAAGGGCCGGGTCACACCGTGCGCTCGGAATATCTGCGCGGCGGCGGCGTACCGACCCTCATCGCGATTGATCAGGACGCGACTGGCAATGCGCACGACCTCGCCCTGTCCTATGCCTCAGCCAATGGCGGCGGGCGCGCAGGCATCATCGAGACAACCTTTCAGGAAGAGTGCGAAACCGACCTGTTTGGCGAGCAGGTCGTCCTTTGTGGAGGCATGGTCGAACTCATCCGGGCGGGCTTCGAAACGCTCGTGGAAGCTGGTTACGCCCCCGAGATGGCTTATTTTGAGTGCCTTCATGAAACCAAACTCATCGTCGACCTCATTTACGAGGGCGGCATTGCCAACATGAACTACTCGATCTCGAACACGGCCGAATACGGTGAATATGTCACCGGGCCACGCATCATCACGCCGGAAACCAAGGCCGAGATGAAGCGGGTTCTCGAAGACATTCAGTCCGGCAAATTCACGCGGGATTGGATGCTCGAGAACAAGGTGTCTCAAACCTCGTTCAAGGCGACCCGCGCCCGTAACGCGGCCCACCCCATCGAGGAGGTCGGCGAGCGCCTGCGCGGAATGATGCCATGGATCTCAGAAAAAGCACTGGTCGACAAAGAGAAGAATTGA
- a CDS encoding NAD(P)-dependent oxidoreductase produces the protein MAKLAFLGLGMMGRGMASCLLQAGHDVTVWNRSPGKAEALAASGARVAATPQQAAEGADAVFSMVADDQASTHCWLSEQGAMQALAKGTFVIECSTISHDHSKRLADAAKGAGLRYLDCPVNGPPSAAAQGKLVLLVGASKPDLDLARPWLETLSQSILHFGPVGTGTAYKLLNNLLGAVHVAAIAEAANVARRLGLDVETTEAAVKTGPIGSPHTVRMIKPMLEGRAADSFGLAIGLREKDARYCLQMARGLGLNMSVGEDAHAWYVEASQAHGSQDDSSMLQVVEGHEGRVPKASS, from the coding sequence ATGGCAAAGCTAGCGTTTCTCGGGCTCGGCATGATGGGGCGGGGCATGGCGTCGTGTTTGTTGCAAGCCGGCCATGACGTGACAGTCTGGAACCGCTCGCCCGGTAAAGCGGAGGCGCTCGCCGCGTCAGGTGCGCGCGTTGCGGCAACGCCCCAACAGGCAGCCGAGGGCGCTGATGCTGTCTTCTCCATGGTTGCCGACGATCAAGCCTCGACGCACTGCTGGTTATCAGAACAAGGCGCGATGCAGGCTCTGGCAAAGGGCACCTTTGTAATCGAGTGCTCAACAATCTCTCATGATCACAGCAAACGCCTCGCAGACGCAGCAAAGGGCGCGGGCCTTCGCTATCTCGACTGCCCGGTCAATGGACCGCCTTCCGCAGCTGCGCAGGGCAAGCTGGTTCTCCTGGTCGGTGCCAGTAAGCCCGATCTGGACTTGGCCCGCCCGTGGCTTGAAACACTGTCGCAATCCATTCTCCACTTTGGCCCCGTTGGGACCGGTACGGCCTACAAGCTGTTAAACAACCTGCTTGGCGCGGTGCACGTCGCTGCCATCGCAGAGGCAGCAAACGTCGCCCGTCGCCTCGGCCTTGACGTCGAAACCACCGAGGCTGCGGTGAAAACTGGGCCGATTGGCAGCCCGCATACGGTGCGCATGATCAAGCCGATGCTCGAAGGTCGAGCTGCGGACAGTTTCGGCCTAGCCATTGGGTTACGCGAAAAAGACGCCCGTTACTGCCTACAGATGGCACGCGGCTTAGGCCTCAACATGAGCGTCGGCGAAGACGCCCATGCCTGGTATGTCGAAGCCTCCCAGGCTCATGGCTCACAGGACGATTCATCCATGCTGCAGGTCGTGGAGGGGCATGAGGGCCGCGTACCAAAGGCATCGAGCTAG
- a CDS encoding YARHG domain-containing protein: MRRTPTKRSRLSKICGLLLLGMLWAVPATAQNFSAWSCGDLWYERNAVFADWNYCFQSQRGINTFGNVGCYRSSQEALNAMGSDTRRYIERIRSEERRRGC; the protein is encoded by the coding sequence ATGAGACGAACACCAACCAAACGATCCAGATTGTCCAAAATCTGCGGTCTTTTGCTGCTCGGGATGCTCTGGGCCGTTCCAGCCACCGCGCAGAACTTTTCCGCATGGAGTTGCGGTGATCTTTGGTACGAGCGCAATGCGGTGTTTGCGGACTGGAATTACTGCTTCCAGAGCCAACGCGGCATCAACACCTTTGGCAATGTGGGTTGCTACCGCAGCAGCCAGGAAGCCCTTAACGCCATGGGTTCGGATACCCGCCGCTACATTGAGCGCATACGCTCCGAAGAGCGGCGGCGGGGCTGCTAA